The Desulfoscipio gibsoniae DSM 7213 genome contains a region encoding:
- a CDS encoding tetratricopeptide repeat protein — translation MDGIKKQLGINVYIQVVYSLAVVMEKLGSLTNALNMVKWAITNAPNNPKLCLHASRLYLKKGQVDNAVYYWKKVAGRENIGCFLYWLRGHRKGSLKEEQAYYGQWPHRQVEKERYYGNNNKNSNNTGLELLERGCTPEALKVFMKELEEGGADAILYFNIGHVLSKLNSHHKALEFYERAQSLGLNSIELFNNKGYSLFLLNRFEEAQTCYELARGLAPTDYGILNNLAACYIKTNQCDKAVKFFKKAIQNHPGDATLANNLAMCLETSDQKDEALKHYDMALQWEKKETNKKIIALNKIKCLITLQKYQEALVLCDSQQEEEHDFELWSIRGELLNELGKISEAAEYYRKAFGLTR, via the coding sequence ATGGATGGTATTAAAAAACAGCTCGGCATCAACGTATACATTCAGGTAGTATATAGCCTGGCAGTGGTAATGGAGAAACTTGGTTCCCTTACCAACGCCTTAAACATGGTTAAATGGGCCATTACCAATGCCCCCAATAACCCTAAGTTATGTTTGCATGCCAGTCGCTTATACCTAAAAAAGGGGCAAGTAGATAATGCTGTCTATTATTGGAAAAAGGTTGCAGGACGGGAGAATATCGGTTGTTTTTTATATTGGCTGCGTGGCCACAGAAAAGGTTCGCTAAAAGAGGAGCAAGCATACTATGGTCAGTGGCCACACCGCCAGGTGGAAAAAGAAAGATATTATGGCAATAATAATAAAAATTCAAACAACACTGGGTTGGAGCTACTGGAGAGAGGATGTACACCAGAAGCTTTGAAAGTTTTCATGAAGGAATTGGAGGAAGGCGGAGCTGATGCTATCTTATACTTCAATATTGGGCATGTCCTCAGTAAGCTGAACAGTCACCATAAGGCGCTAGAATTTTATGAAAGGGCGCAGAGCCTGGGACTTAATAGCATAGAGCTCTTCAATAACAAAGGTTATAGTTTATTCCTGCTTAATCGTTTTGAGGAAGCGCAAACCTGCTATGAGCTGGCCCGGGGACTGGCGCCCACCGACTATGGTATTTTAAACAACCTGGCGGCCTGTTATATAAAAACAAACCAGTGTGATAAGGCAGTGAAATTTTTTAAAAAAGCGATACAAAACCATCCCGGCGATGCCACACTGGCCAACAATTTAGCTATGTGCCTGGAAACCTCCGATCAAAAAGATGAAGCCTTAAAACACTATGATATGGCACTGCAATGGGAGAAAAAAGAAACAAATAAAAAAATTATAGCGTTGAACAAGATTAAATGTTTAATTACTTTACAAAAATATCAAGAGGCATTGGTACTTTGTGATAGTCAGCAGGAGGAGGAACATGATTTTGAATTATGGAGCATCAGGGGCGAATTGCTTAATGAATTGGGCAAAATCAGCGAAGCCGCTGAGTATTATCGCAAAGCTTTTGGTTTAACCAGATAG
- a CDS encoding D-alanine--D-alanine ligase translates to MGPKIGVLLGGRSAEREVSLRTGEAIHRALLSIGYDAVKIDVDNNIVENLKAQQIELAFIALHGKYGEDGTVQGLLEMLDIPYTGSDVLASAIAINKIATKKILLYEGLPTPEFFTVSRSQYSNDAMDTIAEKIIAMGLPVVVKAATQGSTIGISFVRHRDDINSAIEQAFQYDPNVLVEKMVDGVEVTASVLGNENPQVLPLIEIFSTTGVYDYTAKYTVGLSDHIIPPRLPDDVQQNIKELAYKAYLAIGCRGLSRVDFMVDQSGHPYVLEVNTIPGMTETSLFPDAARAAGISFEALVGKIVELAMEK, encoded by the coding sequence ATGGGCCCCAAAATCGGTGTTTTACTGGGCGGGCGTTCGGCGGAAAGGGAAGTATCATTGCGCACTGGAGAAGCAATCCACCGGGCATTACTGTCCATTGGTTATGATGCGGTAAAAATCGATGTAGATAATAACATAGTGGAAAATTTAAAAGCCCAGCAAATTGAGCTGGCTTTTATCGCCCTGCATGGCAAATATGGTGAAGATGGCACCGTTCAAGGTCTATTGGAGATGCTGGATATACCTTATACCGGATCCGATGTATTGGCAAGTGCCATTGCCATAAATAAAATTGCCACTAAAAAGATATTATTATACGAAGGATTACCCACTCCCGAATTCTTTACCGTATCACGCAGCCAGTACAGCAATGACGCAATGGATACCATCGCCGAAAAAATCATAGCTATGGGTTTGCCTGTGGTGGTAAAAGCAGCCACCCAGGGTTCAACCATCGGCATCTCATTTGTTCGTCACAGGGATGATATAAACAGTGCCATCGAGCAGGCTTTTCAGTACGATCCCAATGTACTGGTGGAAAAAATGGTGGATGGTGTAGAGGTAACTGCCTCTGTGCTGGGCAATGAGAATCCCCAAGTACTGCCTTTAATTGAGATTTTTTCGACCACAGGGGTCTATGACTATACAGCCAAGTACACTGTAGGATTAAGCGACCATATTATACCGCCCCGGCTGCCAGATGATGTACAACAAAATATAAAAGAACTGGCTTATAAAGCATACCTGGCCATTGGCTGCCGGGGACTGTCACGAGTGGATTTCATGGTAGACCAATCCGGTCATCCTTATGTTTTAGAAGTCAACACCATACCCGGCATGACAGAGACCAGCCTATTTCCTGACGCGGCAAGGGCGGCGGGCATATCATTTGAAGCATTGGTAGGCAAAATAGTAGAGCTGGCCATGGAAAAGTAA
- the surE gene encoding 5'/3'-nucleotidase SurE codes for MRILISNDDGINAPGLQTLRKSLSTLGEVLVVAPEKERSGAGHGITSHKPLRPKKVNFSDGTYGWSLNGTPADCVKLAVEALMPQKPDIVVSGINRGANLGTDVLYSGTVSAAIEGIINGFPSVAISLASFESDDYSQAAAFASHIVPLLVDASSEMKRILININVPPGKPQGVQVTRLGMRRYINVFHKRTDPRGNIYYWMAGEPEDTMPEYPAMQPDFKEGANIAHPAVDVDIDVKAVKSNYISITPLHFDLTDFAAIKQIDKMIQNKFPY; via the coding sequence ATGCGCATATTAATTAGTAATGATGACGGTATTAATGCCCCGGGTTTGCAAACACTTAGAAAATCTTTATCCACTCTGGGTGAAGTGCTGGTGGTGGCGCCTGAGAAGGAAAGAAGCGGCGCCGGGCATGGCATAACTTCACATAAACCGCTGCGCCCTAAGAAAGTTAACTTTTCGGATGGTACTTATGGCTGGTCACTGAACGGCACACCGGCAGATTGTGTTAAACTAGCCGTTGAGGCATTAATGCCCCAAAAACCAGATATTGTTGTTTCAGGTATCAACCGGGGCGCCAATTTAGGTACTGATGTGCTTTATTCCGGCACAGTATCCGCAGCCATTGAAGGTATAATTAATGGCTTTCCATCTGTGGCTATATCATTGGCCAGCTTTGAAAGCGATGACTATAGCCAGGCTGCTGCTTTTGCTTCGCATATTGTGCCATTACTAGTTGACGCCAGTAGTGAAATGAAACGCATTTTAATTAATATCAACGTGCCCCCGGGTAAGCCCCAGGGAGTTCAGGTAACCAGACTTGGAATGAGACGTTATATTAATGTTTTTCATAAAAGGACCGACCCACGGGGAAATATTTATTACTGGATGGCCGGTGAACCCGAAGACACAATGCCCGAGTACCCGGCTATGCAGCCAGATTTTAAGGAAGGTGCTAATATTGCGCATCCTGCCGTGGACGTTGATATAGATGTAAAGGCAGTAAAAAGTAACTATATATCTATAACACCGCTGCATTTTGACTTAACTGATTTTGCTGCCATAAAGCAAATCGATAAAATGATCCAAAATAAATTCCCTTACTAA
- a CDS encoding YpmA family protein has product MDHADADQGKLELIAFKSFANYEEMYKVIDFLNKNLKDKKIMFGLTKNKEENNLTITIYEF; this is encoded by the coding sequence ATGGATCACGCTGATGCGGACCAGGGAAAACTGGAGCTGATTGCGTTTAAATCTTTTGCTAACTATGAAGAAATGTATAAAGTGATAGATTTTTTAAATAAAAACCTCAAGGATAAAAAAATAATGTTCGGCCTTACCAAAAATAAAGAGGAAAACAACCTAACCATAACCATATATGAGTTTTGA
- the spoVB gene encoding stage V sporulation protein B, protein MAGYSFLQGAFILLIAGLINRFLGFGYQIAIIRLIGPEGVGLFNIVFPVYIMMLVLASAGIPLAIAKLVAEEVANNNIPGAYRIFKLSLFILLITSLFFTVVLIIAAPILTESYFPNPRVYYCLISLVPGIIIVTLCSAFRGFFQGLQQMSPTAITQTIEQLVRVVSGLVFAYIMLPLGIEYAAVGLSVGVILGELTGFVLMLRIYANYRPIALHYVPGSWRKIYHLGNSMKKIFTLAIPVTLTRIVATALMSIQAVLIPQRLQVAGLSIEQATSAYGQFIGIAEALLFMPGVLTMALATSLVPAMSDAIAANNLALARSRILDAVRLTLQVGVPAAFIFLLLADELCGVLFGYVQAGAILKVLALSGPFLYLQQTTTGILQGVGKADVPFKNLVASSLVCIMGIYYLTAVPQLGMGGTAAAVAIGFIIMPILNMLHLFKMGLFTLSARENVLKPLVAALGMSLLIIYTKKIMYGYGIHDGLVLVITLLAGGFTYLVLMQITGGINDQDRQKFGMLFKFNRR, encoded by the coding sequence ATGGCGGGGTATTCTTTTTTGCAAGGAGCCTTTATTTTATTGATAGCTGGTCTAATTAACCGTTTTTTAGGCTTTGGTTATCAAATAGCCATAATACGTTTAATTGGTCCCGAAGGTGTAGGGCTGTTTAATATAGTATTCCCGGTATATATTATGATGCTGGTGCTGGCTAGTGCCGGAATACCCCTGGCCATAGCTAAACTCGTAGCCGAAGAGGTAGCCAATAATAATATACCCGGCGCTTATAGGATTTTTAAGCTTTCTTTGTTCATACTGTTAATTACCAGCTTGTTTTTTACCGTGGTTTTAATTATTGCTGCACCTATTCTGACGGAGTCCTATTTCCCCAATCCAAGGGTGTATTATTGTCTGATCAGTTTGGTGCCAGGAATTATCATTGTTACTTTGTGCTCCGCCTTTCGTGGCTTTTTCCAAGGTTTGCAGCAAATGTCCCCTACAGCCATTACTCAGACAATTGAACAATTGGTACGGGTGGTGTCAGGACTGGTCTTTGCCTATATCATGCTTCCCTTGGGTATTGAGTATGCTGCAGTTGGTCTTTCCGTGGGGGTTATATTGGGGGAATTAACGGGCTTTGTTCTTATGCTGCGCATTTATGCCAATTATAGACCAATAGCCTTGCATTACGTACCAGGGTCGTGGCGCAAAATTTATCATTTGGGCAATAGTATGAAAAAGATTTTTACGCTGGCCATACCAGTAACCCTTACCAGGATTGTAGCCACAGCGCTGATGTCTATACAGGCTGTATTAATACCACAGCGGCTGCAGGTCGCCGGGCTATCGATAGAACAGGCCACCAGCGCGTATGGGCAATTTATAGGAATCGCCGAGGCTCTGCTGTTTATGCCCGGTGTTTTAACCATGGCACTGGCCACTTCATTGGTACCGGCCATGTCCGATGCCATAGCCGCCAACAATTTGGCTTTGGCCAGGTCGCGCATATTAGACGCTGTTAGATTAACTTTACAGGTGGGGGTGCCTGCAGCTTTTATTTTTCTTTTGCTGGCGGACGAGCTTTGTGGTGTTCTTTTTGGTTACGTCCAGGCCGGTGCCATTTTAAAGGTTTTAGCGCTGTCCGGCCCGTTTTTATACCTGCAGCAAACCACTACGGGTATTTTGCAGGGTGTGGGTAAGGCTGATGTGCCCTTTAAAAACCTGGTAGCATCATCGCTGGTGTGTATCATGGGTATTTATTACTTGACGGCAGTGCCGCAGTTGGGTATGGGGGGGACTGCTGCTGCTGTGGCCATTGGTTTCATTATTATGCCCATTTTAAATATGCTGCATCTTTTCAAAATGGGTCTGTTTACGCTCTCCGCCAGGGAAAATGTTTTAAAACCATTAGTAGCGGCACTGGGTATGTCACTATTAATTATTTATACAAAAAAAATAATGTACGGGTATGGTATTCACGATGGCTTGGTGTTGGTAATTACCCTGTTGGCCGGTGGATTTACATACCTGGTATTAATGCAGATAACCGGCGGTATAAATGACCAGGACAGACAAAAATTTGGCATGCTGTTTAAGTTCAATAGACGCTAG
- the folE gene encoding GTP cyclohydrolase I FolE, whose amino-acid sequence MIDMEKIEVAVRMILEAIGEDPDREGLKETPARVARMYNEIFCGLWDDPERHLQKMFSEEHEEMVLVKDIPIYSMCEHHLLPFYGKAHVAYIPRKGNVTGLSKLARVVEGFSKRPQLQERLTSQIADTIMKKLNPHGVLVVIEAEHMCMTLRGVRKPGSKTLTSAVRGSFQRNEATRAEAFSLIRK is encoded by the coding sequence ATGATAGATATGGAAAAAATAGAAGTAGCTGTACGCATGATCCTGGAAGCTATCGGCGAAGACCCGGACAGAGAAGGTTTAAAAGAAACCCCGGCCAGAGTAGCAAGAATGTATAATGAAATTTTTTGCGGGCTTTGGGACGACCCGGAAAGACACTTGCAGAAAATGTTTTCTGAAGAACATGAAGAGATGGTGCTGGTAAAGGATATTCCTATTTATTCCATGTGCGAGCATCATTTGCTGCCATTTTACGGCAAAGCACACGTGGCGTACATTCCCCGCAAGGGTAATGTAACCGGTCTATCAAAATTAGCCCGGGTTGTAGAGGGATTTTCCAAGAGACCTCAGCTGCAAGAAAGATTAACCTCGCAAATAGCAGACACAATTATGAAAAAATTAAATCCACACGGAGTATTGGTAGTAATTGAAGCGGAGCACATGTGCATGACTTTGCGCGGGGTACGTAAGCCGGGTTCAAAAACCCTTACGTCGGCTGTACGGGGATCATTCCAGCGCAACGAGGCCACCAGAGCGGAGGCATTCTCATTAATAAGGAAATAA
- the fusA gene encoding elongation factor G produces MKNYTTEQLRNIAIVGHGGAGKTSLVEAMLFNTGVINRIGRVEDGTTVSDYHPEEAQRQSTVHTSLVPVELNSVKLNLLDTPGFSDFIGEVKGALRVADTAMFVLSAVDGVQVQHELIWKFVQKSELPRVAFINKMDRENASFSKLLDDLNAKFKANFVPINFPIGDGLDFKGIMDVLNQKAYEFGGDGKAKEIAIPDELQDQLEEYREKLVEAAAEGDDDLTMKYLEGEELTPEEIKSGLHNSIATAKAVPVLCGSATKNMAISDLSGFLSQYLPAPKNEDGPMAALVFKTLADPYVGRMNFIRVFRGSLKADSQVYNAIKEKNEKIGQVLFVRGKHSEQTPQVSCGDLAVVVKLTDTSSGDTLCDKDNKEALEGIDFPVPNYTLAIAPKSKNDEDKLGDAVHKLLEEDPSLRVEKNIETKQTLLTGMGEAHVNIMISNLKRRYGVDVVTEEPKVPYRETIRAKVEVEGKHKKQSGGRGQYGHVWIRFEPLAEGDFEFNEEVFGGAVPRNYFPAVEKGLRETMVEGALAGYPTVGLKATLYDGSYHNVDSSEMAFKIAASLAFKKAVPMAKPAILEPIMYVEVTVPDEFMGDIIGDFNTKRGRVLGTDQVEEGTVVKAHVPLAEMFKYANDLKSMTQGRGQFKMEFNSYEEVPAKLAEDIIQKAKAEAEAEK; encoded by the coding sequence TTGAAGAATTATACTACCGAACAACTCCGCAACATCGCCATTGTGGGTCACGGTGGTGCGGGAAAAACATCTCTGGTGGAAGCAATGCTTTTTAACACCGGAGTAATAAATCGCATTGGCCGGGTAGAAGACGGCACCACCGTGTCAGACTACCATCCTGAAGAAGCACAGCGCCAATCCACGGTGCATACCAGCCTGGTACCCGTAGAATTAAACAGTGTTAAATTAAACCTTTTGGACACCCCCGGTTTTTCCGATTTTATAGGCGAGGTAAAGGGTGCTTTACGGGTAGCTGATACAGCTATGTTTGTACTCTCCGCCGTGGATGGCGTGCAGGTGCAGCATGAACTTATCTGGAAATTTGTTCAAAAGTCTGAGCTCCCCCGGGTGGCTTTCATTAATAAAATGGATCGGGAAAACGCTAGTTTTTCCAAGTTACTAGATGATTTAAACGCCAAGTTTAAAGCCAACTTTGTTCCCATCAATTTTCCCATTGGTGACGGACTGGATTTCAAAGGGATCATGGATGTGCTCAACCAAAAGGCTTACGAGTTCGGCGGTGACGGGAAAGCTAAGGAAATCGCTATTCCCGATGAACTCCAGGATCAACTGGAAGAGTATCGTGAAAAGTTGGTGGAGGCCGCAGCCGAAGGCGACGATGACCTGACCATGAAATATTTAGAAGGAGAAGAATTAACTCCGGAGGAAATTAAGTCAGGATTGCACAATAGTATTGCCACTGCCAAGGCTGTACCGGTGCTATGCGGATCGGCGACCAAGAATATGGCCATTTCAGATTTAAGTGGCTTTTTGTCCCAGTATCTACCGGCACCCAAAAACGAAGACGGTCCAATGGCCGCATTGGTATTTAAAACACTGGCCGACCCTTACGTAGGCCGTATGAACTTCATCCGTGTTTTCCGCGGATCTTTAAAGGCAGACTCCCAGGTGTATAATGCCATCAAGGAGAAGAACGAGAAAATTGGTCAGGTATTATTTGTGCGCGGTAAACACTCAGAGCAAACTCCCCAGGTTTCTTGCGGCGATTTGGCAGTAGTGGTCAAATTAACCGACACCAGTTCCGGAGATACCCTGTGCGATAAGGATAATAAAGAGGCTCTGGAGGGGATTGACTTCCCGGTGCCTAACTACACCCTGGCCATAGCCCCCAAGAGTAAAAACGACGAGGATAAGCTGGGTGATGCAGTCCATAAACTGCTGGAAGAAGATCCTTCGCTCCGGGTGGAAAAGAACATTGAGACCAAGCAAACCCTGCTCACCGGTATGGGTGAAGCCCATGTAAACATTATGATCAGTAACTTAAAACGTCGTTACGGTGTTGACGTGGTCACCGAAGAGCCCAAGGTACCCTACCGGGAGACCATCCGCGCCAAAGTAGAAGTAGAAGGTAAACATAAGAAACAATCCGGTGGCCGTGGTCAGTATGGTCATGTCTGGATAAGGTTTGAGCCGTTGGCTGAAGGCGACTTTGAATTTAATGAAGAAGTCTTCGGCGGTGCCGTGCCCCGCAACTACTTCCCGGCAGTGGAAAAAGGATTACGGGAGACAATGGTGGAAGGTGCCCTGGCAGGTTACCCAACGGTGGGATTAAAAGCCACATTATATGATGGTTCCTACCACAACGTAGACTCATCTGAAATGGCCTTTAAAATTGCTGCATCATTAGCCTTTAAAAAGGCAGTTCCTATGGCCAAACCAGCCATACTGGAACCGATTATGTATGTAGAAGTAACTGTACCCGACGAATTCATGGGGGATATTATCGGCGACTTTAACACCAAGCGCGGTCGCGTGCTTGGTACAGACCAGGTTGAAGAGGGCACCGTAGTAAAAGCCCACGTGCCGCTGGCCGAAATGTTCAAGTATGCCAATGATCTTAAATCCATGACCCAGGGACGGGGCCAATTCAAGATGGAATTTAACAGTTATGAAGAGGTGCCCGCTAAACTGGCCGAGGATATTATACAAAAGGCCAAAGCCGAAGCGGAAGCAGAAAAATAG
- a CDS encoding TIGR04086 family membrane protein, producing the protein MVALKNEKTTYPPLSLSAVLKGVLAALIVTVLGSALLGILYHVTSLGEKTLPLASNTLYYVSVFAGGLLAARWAGYKGLVHGIGVAVVFLLFSWLISSFLLHTQSAAGATFQRVIISCLTGAVGGILGVGVSRQ; encoded by the coding sequence ATGGTTGCTTTAAAAAATGAAAAAACAACTTACCCGCCGCTTAGCTTAAGTGCTGTTTTAAAAGGAGTACTGGCGGCGTTAATCGTCACCGTGCTGGGTAGCGCCTTGCTGGGCATATTATACCATGTCACGTCCCTTGGTGAAAAAACACTACCTCTAGCCTCAAATACACTTTATTATGTTAGTGTTTTTGCTGGTGGCCTTTTGGCTGCCCGTTGGGCGGGGTATAAGGGTTTAGTGCATGGTATTGGTGTGGCTGTAGTATTTCTACTTTTTAGTTGGTTGATTAGTAGCTTTCTTTTGCATACCCAGTCTGCAGCTGGTGCAACGTTTCAGAGAGTTATCATTTCCTGCCTGACTGGTGCCGTTGGGGGTATACTGGGTGTTGGTGTGTCCAGGCAATGA
- the panB gene encoding 3-methyl-2-oxobutanoate hydroxymethyltransferase yields MEKQKANILTFKEMKKQGKKITMVTTYDFAMMSQVDKSDIDMILVGDSAANTMMGYEGTVQIDLDTMLVFCKAVANAGKHTFLVGDMPFMTYEISTEQAMANAGRMIREGRMDAIKLEGGERIAHTVAALVRAGIPVMGHIGLTPQSAAQLGGFKVQGKNLQDAKQIIKDALALERAGVFAIVLEAIPGPVAKIITESVQVPTIGIGAGNNCDGQVLVIHDLLGLFDRYIPKFVKRYANLGEDMQKALNTYASEVREGAFPDKEHSFSMPQDLVEQLTAELQEEGIL; encoded by the coding sequence GTGGAAAAACAAAAAGCCAATATATTAACATTTAAGGAAATGAAGAAGCAGGGTAAGAAAATCACTATGGTGACCACATATGATTTTGCCATGATGTCACAAGTGGACAAGTCCGACATAGATATGATACTGGTGGGCGATTCGGCAGCTAATACCATGATGGGCTATGAAGGAACGGTGCAAATTGACCTGGATACCATGCTGGTTTTTTGCAAAGCCGTAGCCAACGCGGGCAAACACACTTTCCTGGTAGGAGACATGCCCTTCATGACTTATGAAATAAGTACGGAGCAAGCAATGGCCAACGCAGGCCGGATGATTAGGGAAGGGCGCATGGATGCTATTAAGCTGGAAGGCGGGGAACGCATAGCCCATACCGTGGCCGCCTTAGTCAGGGCCGGTATACCAGTGATGGGCCATATTGGCTTAACGCCACAGAGCGCCGCCCAGCTGGGTGGTTTCAAAGTGCAGGGCAAAAACCTCCAGGATGCCAAGCAAATAATAAAAGATGCGCTGGCCCTGGAAAGGGCGGGTGTATTTGCCATCGTCCTGGAGGCCATACCCGGCCCGGTAGCCAAAATTATCACTGAAAGCGTTCAGGTGCCAACAATCGGCATCGGGGCCGGAAATAACTGCGATGGCCAGGTGCTGGTCATCCACGACCTTTTAGGCTTGTTTGACAGGTATATTCCCAAGTTTGTTAAACGTTATGCCAATTTGGGTGAAGATATGCAAAAGGCGTTAAATACCTATGCCAGCGAAGTGCGCGAAGGCGCATTCCCGGACAAGGAACATTCCTTTAGCATGCCCCAGGATCTAGTAGAACAGCTGACGGCGGAGCTGCAAGAAGAGGGTATATTATAA
- a CDS encoding aminotransferase class V-fold PLP-dependent enzyme: MFTNVVQAVGHIPVDITDLDVDLLTASAYKFYGA, translated from the coding sequence ATGTTCACGAATGTAGTACAAGCGGTTGGACATATTCCTGTTGATATAACGGATTTAGACGTAGATTTACTGACCGCATCAGCATATAAATTTTATGGGGCCTAA